The following are from one region of the Streptobacillus canis genome:
- the pheS gene encoding phenylalanine--tRNA ligase subunit alpha codes for MLDKLKLIKEKALSDIEKLDSVQDFNDLKVKYLGKKGEFTAIMKEMGNIVAEKRKEFGALANEVKTELQDKFDVKFAELKEEAKRIKLESETLDISLPGKPLEKSSLHPLTKTLLEIKEIVSEMGFDIVDGPEVESTYLNFDALNIPKTHPSRELTDTFYITDDVILRTQTSPVQIRYMREHKPPFKMISIGKVYRPDYDVSHTPMFHQVEGLMIGEDVSFSNFKATLESIVQRIFGADRNVRFRPHFFPFTEPSAEMDVECGVCRGKGCRLCKNTGWLEILGSGMVNIKVLEAAGIDGEVYQGFAFGLGVERITMLKYGIDDLRAFFENDIRFLEQF; via the coding sequence ATGTTAGACAAATTAAAACTGATAAAAGAAAAAGCTTTATCAGATATAGAAAAATTAGATTCTGTACAAGATTTTAACGATTTAAAAGTTAAATACTTAGGTAAAAAAGGTGAATTTACAGCTATAATGAAAGAAATGGGAAATATAGTAGCTGAAAAAAGAAAGGAATTTGGAGCACTTGCAAATGAAGTAAAAACAGAATTACAAGATAAATTTGATGTTAAGTTTGCAGAGTTAAAAGAAGAAGCTAAAAGAATCAAATTAGAATCAGAAACACTAGATATTTCACTTCCAGGGAAACCTTTAGAAAAATCTAGTTTACATCCATTAACTAAAACATTACTTGAAATAAAAGAAATAGTTAGTGAAATGGGATTTGATATAGTTGATGGGCCTGAAGTTGAAAGTACATATTTAAACTTTGATGCTTTAAATATACCTAAGACACATCCATCAAGAGAATTAACTGATACTTTCTATATCACTGATGATGTAATATTAAGAACTCAAACATCTCCAGTTCAAATTAGATATATGAGAGAACATAAACCACCATTTAAAATGATATCTATAGGTAAAGTATATAGACCTGATTATGACGTATCACATACACCTATGTTCCATCAAGTTGAAGGTTTAATGATAGGAGAAGATGTAAGTTTCTCTAACTTTAAAGCAACACTTGAAAGTATAGTACAAAGAATATTTGGTGCAGATAGAAATGTTAGATTTAGACCACATTTCTTCCCATTTACAGAACCTAGTGCTGAGATGGACGTAGAATGTGGAGTATGTAGAGGTAAAGGATGTAGATTATGTAAAAATACTGGTTGGTTAGAAATACTTGGTTCAGGTATGGTTAATATTAAAGTACTTGAAGCAGCTGGTATAGATGGAGAAGTATATCAAGGATTTGCATTCGGACTTGGAGTAGAAAGAATAACTATGCTTAAATATGGTATTGATGATTTAAGAGCATTCTTTGAAAATGATATTAGATTTTTAGAACAATTTTAA
- the pheT gene encoding phenylalanine--tRNA ligase subunit beta — protein sequence MLISLNWLREYIDLDKNIDIKELENALTMIGQEVEKIEKQGENLGKVLTAKIEKYEKHPDSDHLTVCQVNNGTEVLQVVCGAPNHKEGDIVAMAQIGAKLDEDFIIKKGKIRGAESNGMLCSESELKIGKDHDGIMILPQDTKLGVPMNEYLGLDDTVFELEITPNRPDCLSHVGIARELAAYYSKELKVPTAEVTVEGNENIDISIEEGLSNRYLARVIKGVKVGESPKWLKNRLEAVGIRSINNIVDISNYVMLETNQPNHIFDLNKFGSRKVTVSRAKNEEVFVTLDDKERVLDNEDIVITNGEKVVAIAGVMGGGEVEVDENTTDILIEVAHFDNIMVRKTNRKFALSTESAYRFERSVNTENMEYVLDRISSLVKELAGGTVCNINDSYPVKPNTNITTLSLPRLYRFVGKEIEKDKIIDIFEKLEVKVEDKGEELLLTAPSHRQDLINQFDYFEEVIRMVGFDSIENVMPSVKLTKERLEDTTKFVTDIKKVVSNLGVREVINYSFIPKNSLEKVLFDIAEENIIEIKNPIVEEFSILKPTLMYSLIKNVRDNINRGASDIRFFEVSKRFTKEQVTNINEKAVMIGEMQVFERETLALVLSGSKIKNIWNAKPEEYDFYDMKGVVEALFEKIGFTKYQIRRSENKAYHPGRSVDVFVGKELVATYGELHPDVLENMDVEKSNILYAEVYLDLIKKYISTSIRYKGLSKYQSVPRDIAIVVNENVLVGEMLKTIEKIDKLIERVELFDIYQGLGIEKGYKSVAISIVMRDDNKTLEEKEINDVMNKIITKLTKDFGATLRG from the coding sequence ATGTTAATTTCATTAAATTGGTTAAGAGAATATATAGATCTTGACAAAAATATAGATATAAAAGAACTAGAAAATGCCTTAACTATGATAGGGCAAGAAGTAGAAAAAATAGAAAAACAAGGTGAAAATTTAGGCAAAGTTTTAACAGCTAAAATAGAAAAATATGAAAAACACCCAGATTCAGATCATCTAACTGTTTGTCAAGTTAACAACGGAACTGAAGTTCTTCAAGTAGTTTGTGGAGCTCCTAATCATAAAGAAGGAGATATAGTTGCTATGGCACAAATAGGTGCTAAACTTGACGAAGATTTCATAATAAAAAAAGGTAAAATAAGAGGAGCAGAGTCTAATGGTATGCTTTGTTCAGAATCTGAATTAAAAATAGGTAAAGATCATGATGGAATTATGATATTACCACAAGACACTAAACTTGGAGTACCTATGAATGAGTACTTAGGTTTAGATGATACTGTATTTGAATTAGAAATTACACCTAATAGACCTGATTGCTTATCTCATGTAGGTATTGCAAGAGAACTTGCAGCATATTATTCAAAAGAATTAAAAGTACCTACAGCTGAAGTTACAGTAGAAGGAAATGAAAATATTGATATATCTATAGAAGAAGGATTATCAAATAGATATTTAGCAAGAGTAATTAAAGGTGTAAAAGTAGGAGAAAGTCCTAAATGGTTAAAAAATAGATTAGAAGCAGTAGGGATTAGAAGTATAAATAATATAGTTGATATTTCTAACTATGTAATGCTTGAAACTAATCAACCTAACCACATCTTTGACTTAAATAAATTTGGTTCAAGAAAAGTTACAGTATCTAGAGCAAAAAATGAAGAAGTATTTGTTACTTTAGATGATAAAGAAAGAGTATTAGATAACGAGGATATAGTAATAACAAATGGAGAAAAAGTTGTAGCTATAGCAGGAGTTATGGGTGGTGGAGAAGTAGAAGTTGATGAAAACACTACTGATATCTTAATAGAAGTTGCACACTTTGATAACATTATGGTTAGAAAAACTAATAGAAAATTTGCTTTATCTACTGAATCTGCATATAGATTTGAAAGATCAGTAAATACAGAAAATATGGAATATGTATTAGATAGAATTTCAAGTTTAGTTAAAGAATTAGCTGGAGGAACAGTATGTAATATTAACGATAGTTATCCAGTTAAACCTAATACAAATATAACTACATTATCTTTACCAAGACTATATAGATTTGTAGGTAAGGAAATAGAGAAAGATAAAATAATAGATATCTTTGAAAAATTAGAAGTAAAAGTTGAAGATAAAGGTGAAGAGTTATTATTAACTGCACCTTCACATAGACAAGATCTAATAAATCAATTTGATTACTTTGAAGAAGTTATACGTATGGTAGGTTTTGATAGTATAGAAAATGTTATGCCTTCAGTAAAACTAACTAAAGAAAGATTAGAAGATACAACTAAATTTGTTACTGATATTAAAAAGGTAGTATCTAACTTAGGAGTAAGAGAGGTTATTAACTACAGCTTTATCCCTAAAAATTCTTTAGAAAAAGTATTGTTTGATATAGCAGAAGAAAATATTATTGAAATCAAAAACCCTATAGTAGAAGAATTTAGTATTTTAAAACCTACATTAATGTATTCATTAATCAAAAATGTAAGAGATAACATTAATAGAGGTGCAAGTGATATTAGATTCTTTGAAGTAAGTAAGAGATTTACTAAAGAACAAGTTACAAATATAAATGAAAAAGCTGTAATGATAGGAGAAATGCAAGTATTTGAAAGAGAAACATTAGCATTAGTACTATCAGGAAGCAAAATTAAGAATATATGGAATGCTAAACCAGAAGAATATGATTTCTATGATATGAAAGGTGTAGTAGAAGCATTATTTGAAAAAATTGGATTTACTAAATATCAAATTAGAAGAAGTGAAAACAAAGCATATCATCCTGGAAGAAGCGTTGATGTATTTGTAGGTAAAGAACTTGTTGCAACATATGGAGAATTACACCCAGATGTATTAGAAAACATGGATGTTGAAAAGAGTAATATCCTTTATGCTGAAGTATACTTAGACTTAATTAAAAAATATATATCAACAAGCATTAGATACAAAGGTTTAAGTAAATATCAATCAGTGCCAAGAGATATAGCTATAGTAGTTAATGAAAATGTTCTAGTAGGAGAAATGTTAAAAACTATAGAAAAAATAGATAAATTAATTGAAAGAGTTGAACTATTTGATATATACCAAGGATTAGGAATTGAAAAAGGATATAAATCTGTTGCTATAAGTATAGTGATGAGAGATGATAATAAGACATTAGAAGAAAAAGAAATTAATGATGTTATGAATAAAATCATTACTAAATTAACTAAAGACTTTGGAGCAACATTAAGAGGATAA
- a CDS encoding thiamine diphosphokinase produces the protein MKYCIFLNGEYPEFNDYHLELLKDRIIYCADGGTNFAYKQGIVPHAIVGDLDSINPEVLEYYRKKDVKIYDYSSDKDYTDFGIALLHICGYENVGMNDRFQKEEIDFYQNKDVLVFGATGGRMDMSIGNAKLLAKNTNMKYISHQNELMYYVNKEDVINGKAGKRFSLIPLSDLKELTLEGFVYNLKDKDISRDMSLVSNIIKDDSAKISAKSGDMLIIIEI, from the coding sequence ATGAAATATTGTATATTTCTTAATGGAGAATATCCAGAATTTAATGATTATCATTTAGAATTATTAAAAGATAGAATAATATACTGTGCAGATGGAGGAACTAACTTTGCTTATAAGCAAGGGATAGTTCCTCATGCTATAGTAGGAGATTTAGATTCAATTAATCCTGAAGTTTTAGAGTATTATAGAAAAAAAGATGTGAAAATTTATGATTATTCAAGTGATAAAGATTATACAGATTTTGGAATAGCACTACTTCATATTTGCGGTTATGAAAATGTTGGAATGAATGATAGATTTCAAAAAGAAGAAATAGATTTTTATCAAAATAAAGATGTATTAGTATTTGGTGCTACTGGTGGTAGAATGGATATGTCTATAGGTAATGCTAAATTACTTGCTAAAAATACTAATATGAAATATATTAGTCATCAAAATGAACTTATGTATTATGTAAATAAAGAAGATGTGATAAATGGAAAGGCTGGTAAAAGATTTTCTTTAATACCACTTTCAGATCTTAAAGAATTAACACTTGAAGGTTTTGTATATAATCTTAAAGATAAAGATATTTCAAGAGATATGTCACTTGTAAGTAATATTATTAAAGATGATTCAGCAAAGATAAGTGCTAAAAGTGGAGATATGTTAATAATTATAGAAATATAA